A stretch of DNA from Halobacillus litoralis:
TGAATCCTAAGAAACCGATCAATACGGTTGCAAATACCATTGCGGAATAACCGAAGAGACGTTTCTTAGAGAATGTTGGAAAGATATCACTGAAAGCTCCGAACAACGGAAGAATCAATATGTACACTTCCGGGTGACCGAAGATCCAGAATAAGTGCTCCCAGATGATGGCATTACCACCAAGACCGACATCAAAGAATGCAGATCCGAACATACGGTCGAACATCATAAGAAATAGTCCTACTGTCAAAGCTGGGAAAGCGAAAAGAATCAACGTACTTGTGACGAACACAGACCATGTGAACAATGGCATACGCATATACGTCATCCCCGGCGCTCTCATGTTTACTATGGTTACAAGGAAGTTAATTCCACCAATTAACGTTCCGGCACCGGATATTTGCAAACCCATGACATAATAGTCTACCCCATGGCCGGGTGATGTCGTTGACAACGGTGCATAGTTCGTCCAACCCGCATCTGGAGCACCACCTGTGAACCAGGATACGTTCAGCATAAGTCCTCCAAACAAGAACAACCAGAAACCCAGGGAGTTCAAGAATGGAAAGGCAACGTCCCTTGCCCCGATCTGTAAGGGGACAACGGCGTTCATTAAAGCAAAGATGAGCGGCATGGCCGCTAAGAAAATCATCGTTGTTCCGTGCATGGTGATCATTTCATTATAAAGTCCAGCAGAGATGAAATCATTGTCTGGTTTCATCAACTGGATACGAATTATCATGGCTTCGAGCCCACCGATTAGGAAAAACAGCCCACCAGAGACCAAATAAAGATGCGCAATCTTCTTGTGGTCTACTGTTGTCAGGTAATCCCAAATCACAGCGCCGAGCCCACGTTTTTGTGCTACTGCAGTACTCACGCTTTAACCTCCCTTTTCAACCTCTTTCTCATAAATCCTTACTCTTCAACTCTTTGCATCTCAAGATCGTTTCCTACATCTGAGTGATCCAACTCTAGAAGGTAATCAGCAATTTTCGCTGCATCTTCTTCAGAAACCAGCTCTGCAGGCATTTGGTTCCCCGGCTTGATTTCATCCGGATGGACAATCCAATCCACAAGATTCTCTTTCGATGGCTGCAGGATTCCTGCAATTTTCTCGCGGTTCGCTAAGTTGCCTAAGTTCGGTCCTACACCAGCTGACGCGCCACCAATAGCGTGACAACTCATGCAGTTGTCGTTGAACAACTTTTGACCTTCCTGAGCGGTTGTAGTTTCAGGCGTTGCTTCAGGATCAATGTTCTGCATGTCTTCTACCCATTGATCGAACTCGTCAGGGCTGACAGCGATTACTTTGAAGTACATCAGGGAGTGGGAAGGTCCGCAAAGTTCAGCACAAAAGCCTTCGTAAATCCCTTCTTCATAAGCTTCTAAGTACATAGTGTTCATGTTCTCACCAGGGATGGTATCCATCTTACCCGCGATTGCCGGTACCCAGAAGGAGTGGATCACGTCACTGGCTTTCATGTTTAAGTATACCCTTTCATTTGTAGGGATGTAGATTTCTTGACTTGTAGAGATCTCTTGATCTGCATAGTCAAACTGCCACCAATATTGGTTACCTGTGACATCGACCGTTAAAACGCCTTCATCTCCTTGCGTCGATTGATCGGCGAGGTCGAAAGTCGCCTGCACAGTAGGGATTGCCAGCACAAGTAGCAAAATAATCGGAATGACTGTCCAAATCACTTCCAAAGCCTTATTCCCTTCTGTTTGTTTCGGAACGATGTGTTCCTGCCCTTTCTTCTCACGATAACGGAGAAGAACGAAAGCATAAATGGCCATAACGATCACGAAAACGAAAATCATTATCGCAATACTGATCAACATAAGATCAAATAATAATTCCGAGCTATATCCTTTTGGTTTCAGTGCACTGATGTTTTCAATACCACATCCGGTAAGGAGCATGGTTAGCGCACCAAATAAGAATAATGAACGGAATTTTCCCATCCAACCTCTCATGCGTCATACCTCTCTTTCTCTTGTAATGCATTTTTTTATTTAGAAACTGACCTCCTTGTTTTAGGAGGTCAGTTCTTTAAAATGGGAATGGCAATGTGACGATGACCATCATAAAGAACATGATCGTCAGATAGTTCAAAGAAAAAATGAACATCCATGTCGCCCACTTGTAGTCATCTTTCATGAAAAAGCCTGCAATCCCTAAAGCCAACCAGCCGATAGAGAGTACATAAGCCGTGATTAGAAAGACTGTTCCAAGAGAAGCCAAATAAATCGGTAATGGGAGCAAACAAGCAACATATACGACAATTTGACGTTTTGTCATATCGAAGCCGTGAACAACAGGCAGCATCGGAATTCCAGCTGCTTGATATTCATCCTTTTTCTTCATGGCTAGTGCCAGGAAGTGAGGAGTTTGCCAAATGAACATAATGAGAAACAGAATTAAAGCTTCTAGTTGCAAACCTGGATCAACAGCAGCCCACCCGATTAATGGTGGAACAGCTCCTGAGAAGCTTCCTACCACTGTATTAATCGTGTACTTTCTCTTTGTCCACATCGTGTATAGGACGACGTAGACGAACCAACCAAATGCGCCCCACAAGGCCGCTTGCCATGTTGTGAGGAGCAATGTGACAAATCCGAGAATGGATACGCTGATCCCCAATGTTTTTATAAATGATAAAGACATCGTTCCTGTTACAGTCGGACGATTGTTTGTCCGTGACATGATCGGGTCAATGTCTCTGTCATACCAATTGTTAAGAATACAACCGCCGGCGATTACGAAAGCGGTTCCGAGCATTGTCAGCAGGAAAGTGACCCACTGATCAAAAAATAATGTACCAGTATAATGGAGAGCTAGCCAAAATCCTGCAAATGTAGTAATCAAATTAGAGTTAATGATACCGACTTTGATCAAGCTCTTTATATCAGCTAACAAAGAATGGTCATTGGTTTTTGTTTGGATCATTTCTGTAGAAGCAGATTCGACTGTTCTTGGATTGTCCATCGTATTATCTTCCTCCTTCTACCACCTTCATATCAAGAATCATGTGTTTCATAATTCATGAACGGATTCTAATGAAGGCTATTTCCATTCTTGCCTCATAAAGGATGACAAGAAACATCAAAATAATTGTATCATGTAATTGTAGTTGTATCTATTTAAACTCAACAATTTTATTTATTTGTGACAACTTTGTGAAACGCCAATCACTCTTAGTATCTACCATTCTCAACGATTTTAACGATACTGGTTGGATTCCCTCAGAAAAAGGGACAGCGTTCACTTAAAACACACCCTTTATTTCTAGCAAACCCTGTCACACATTGCAAGTTTTTTCAAGACTTTAGTGATTTTAAAGAGGTAAAATGGTATGATATCCTCCGTGTTCTTTTGACAGGAATGGAGGTGGCTTCATGCCATGCGTTTATTAAAGTGGTTATCGGTTTTTGCCACATTAGGGATGCTTCTCGTTTTATTAGGTGGAGCACTCGTCACAAAAACAGACTCAGGGATGGGGTGCGGAAACAGTTGGCCGTTATGTCACGGCGAATGGATCCCATCAGAAATTGATATCGCCTTAATCATTGAATTAAGTCACCGGCTTGTTTCTGGAGGTGTAGGTTTACTAGTGCTTGGCCTTTCCGTGTTTGCTTGGGTGAAAGTTGGTCATATACGAGAGGTTAAGTTCCTTTCCTTTCTTGCCTTCTTTTTCTTGCTCGCTCAAGGTTTGATTGGGGCCGCTGCCGTAAAATGGGGACAATCCGACTTCGTACTGGCGCTTCACTTTGGAATTTCCCTTGTATCCTTTGCAGCAGTCCTTCTACTGATGCTTATTATATTTGAGATCGACCGGAAATTTGATGCACATTCACTACTCATTCGTAAACCATTCAGGCTTCATATTTATGCTTTAACTACATACACATTAATCGTTGTATATACAGGCGCACTTGTCCGTCATACCTACTCATCAATGGCTTGTTTGGACTGGCCGCTTTGCACAAATGCATCCCCTTTAGACTTTTCATCGTATGGCTCAGCTCAATGGATTCAAATGGGACACCGTGCTGCTGCAGCCGGGGTTTTAATATGGACGGGGTATCTCATGATGAAAGCTTTGAAAGCTTACAAGAGCAGTCCAATCATGAGAAAAGGCTGGATCCTTGCAGCAAGTCTTATGGCCACTCAAGTTCTCGTAGGTGCTTTCGTTATAATGACCTATGTGCATTTGGGTCTTGCCCTCCTGCATGCGTTGATTATTTCGCTATATGTTGGTCTCCTATCATACTTCCTATTACTTTCTTCAAGAAGCGCTAAATATGAACGTTCGGTGAAATAAACCAAACTAAAATCTCAGAGCCCATGCCTCTGAGATTTTTTTATATAAGCTCCCAATAGTGGAAGACTCAGTTTCTAGATGTTTGTTGAGTGGATGGGGCTGCGGTCACTTGCCGAAAGAGATTCTCGAAACTACTTTCCAGTTAAAAGAGCTTTTATGACTAAGAATCCTATATCGATGCAGATTAAGCTTGAATTCACAACACAACCAGGCAGTAATTATAAGAGGGATTTCGAAAACCTCACTTGGTAAAGGGGCGGAAGGAAAAGGTGAGACTCCTGTGGGAAGTG
This window harbors:
- the coxB gene encoding cytochrome c oxidase subunit II — translated: MRGWMGKFRSLFLFGALTMLLTGCGIENISALKPKGYSSELLFDLMLISIAIMIFVFVIVMAIYAFVLLRYREKKGQEHIVPKQTEGNKALEVIWTVIPIILLLVLAIPTVQATFDLADQSTQGDEGVLTVDVTGNQYWWQFDYADQEISTSQEIYIPTNERVYLNMKASDVIHSFWVPAIAGKMDTIPGENMNTMYLEAYEEGIYEGFCAELCGPSHSLMYFKVIAVSPDEFDQWVEDMQNIDPEATPETTTAQEGQKLFNDNCMSCHAIGGASAGVGPNLGNLANREKIAGILQPSKENLVDWIVHPDEIKPGNQMPAELVSEEDAAKIADYLLELDHSDVGNDLEMQRVEE
- the cyoE gene encoding heme o synthase, giving the protein MDNPRTVESASTEMIQTKTNDHSLLADIKSLIKVGIINSNLITTFAGFWLALHYTGTLFFDQWVTFLLTMLGTAFVIAGGCILNNWYDRDIDPIMSRTNNRPTVTGTMSLSFIKTLGISVSILGFVTLLLTTWQAALWGAFGWFVYVVLYTMWTKRKYTINTVVGSFSGAVPPLIGWAAVDPGLQLEALILFLIMFIWQTPHFLALAMKKKDEYQAAGIPMLPVVHGFDMTKRQIVVYVACLLPLPIYLASLGTVFLITAYVLSIGWLALGIAGFFMKDDYKWATWMFIFSLNYLTIMFFMMVIVTLPFPF
- a CDS encoding COX15/CtaA family protein, with the translated sequence MRLLKWLSVFATLGMLLVLLGGALVTKTDSGMGCGNSWPLCHGEWIPSEIDIALIIELSHRLVSGGVGLLVLGLSVFAWVKVGHIREVKFLSFLAFFFLLAQGLIGAAAVKWGQSDFVLALHFGISLVSFAAVLLLMLIIFEIDRKFDAHSLLIRKPFRLHIYALTTYTLIVVYTGALVRHTYSSMACLDWPLCTNASPLDFSSYGSAQWIQMGHRAAAAGVLIWTGYLMMKALKAYKSSPIMRKGWILAASLMATQVLVGAFVIMTYVHLGLALLHALIISLYVGLLSYFLLLSSRSAKYERSVK